A DNA window from bacterium contains the following coding sequences:
- a CDS encoding sialidase family protein, with amino-acid sequence HFADGKIPDGKLIELTIRERCFKPEFSEFKGRLFIQTMGMVVEHAADPGAFSLYRPLTIRKNSGTGIIVRKTLSVPSNIVCCSLLSSQISYTSKNKDNSTLISALGISKDGGRTWTPAKDSSYDYFMDEENGMLLRRFSKVVSDADRGDALGFSTYEHFQQISRNEGKTWSEPERIEATGSRMLKLQNGKLFGITGENQGEPGFYYAVARAWLGTWRHDLSGIDWKPGGTVKAEPRQSVEGFDEPHACQFPDGRIFIIGRQSSILPTHDSPGFTSVKLFAISEDNGRTWSKVKPLTYEDGTYVYSSTSFSDTFCSSKNGKVYVIININDEPSHGCDPRTTLQIAELDTSTCCVEKDMIAIIDTKHKEHYSKVRFSNWSMIEDRDTKNLLLFMKLDMSEDCPIRNGYDLNCYRYEIELPQC; translated from the coding sequence CACTTTGCCGATGGTAAAATCCCTGATGGTAAACTTATAGAATTAACGATAAGAGAGCGATGCTTCAAACCTGAATTTTCTGAGTTTAAGGGAAGGCTCTTCATACAAACAATGGGTATGGTAGTTGAACATGCGGCAGATCCCGGCGCATTTTCTCTGTATCGGCCGCTTACTATACGCAAGAATTCGGGAACGGGTATTATTGTCCGAAAGACACTTAGCGTGCCAAGCAATATAGTTTGTTGTTCGCTATTAAGCAGCCAGATCAGTTACACCAGCAAAAACAAAGATAATTCCACATTGATATCAGCATTGGGGATAAGTAAGGATGGAGGCAGGACATGGACGCCCGCTAAGGATAGCTCTTATGACTATTTCATGGATGAAGAAAACGGTATGTTACTCAGACGCTTTAGTAAAGTAGTAAGTGATGCTGACCGTGGAGACGCCTTAGGTTTCAGCACCTATGAACATTTTCAGCAGATATCCCGGAACGAGGGAAAAACATGGAGCGAACCGGAACGTATTGAAGCCACTGGTTCCAGGATGCTTAAGCTACAGAATGGAAAACTGTTTGGGATTACTGGAGAAAATCAAGGAGAACCCGGTTTTTATTATGCTGTTGCAAGAGCATGGCTCGGCACATGGCGGCATGATCTGAGCGGTATAGATTGGAAACCGGGAGGAACTGTGAAGGCTGAACCCAGACAGAGCGTTGAAGGATTTGATGAACCTCATGCGTGTCAGTTTCCGGATGGCAGGATATTTATTATCGGTCGTCAGTCTTCTATATTGCCTACTCATGATAGCCCTGGATTTACTTCCGTAAAGTTATTTGCTATCTCTGAGGACAACGGACGAACATGGAGCAAAGTAAAACCATTAACTTACGAAGATGGAACTTACGTTTACTCTTCTACTAGTTTTTCCGATACTTTCTGTTCATCTAAAAATGGGAAAGTGTATGTAATCATAAATATTAACGATGAACCAAGCCACGGCTGCGATCCTCGAACTACACTGCAAATAGCCGAACTTGACACCAGTACATGCTGCGTGGAAAAAGATATGATTGCCATTATAGATACTAAACACAAAGAACATTACAGCAAAGTGCGTTTTTCCAATTGGAGTATGATAGAGGATCGAGATACAAAAAATCTGCTGCTCTTCATGAAACTTGATATGTCTGAAGATTGCCCAATTCGGAATGGATATGATCTTAATTGCTACCGCTATGAGATAGAACTGCCGCAGTGTTAA
- a CDS encoding LamG domain-containing protein translates to MKILKAVKVGFLGGLCACVMMFSIPDVFAADVESETGLVAYWKFDEGSGARLADSSGNFNRGTSLGASWVDGKFGKALHFNGKDDYVDCRNTASFAPESNITVSLWGKRDSRISWADAFITKAHGGWTASYAIRESRFIINFVTQGEKTVYFGDQPFGVWTHYAFTYDGSKMRGYINGVEVAKSPVSVTDTIKYSSAPLIIGAHGSTGAGSLNGAIDEVRIYNKALSAEQIKELYQKSDIL, encoded by the coding sequence ATGAAGATTCTTAAAGCAGTAAAAGTAGGTTTTTTAGGTGGTTTGTGTGCATGTGTGATGATGTTTTCAATTCCAGACGTTTTTGCCGCTGATGTGGAATCAGAAACAGGGTTGGTTGCATATTGGAAATTCGACGAAGGTTCCGGAGCCCGTCTCGCAGATAGCAGTGGAAATTTTAACAGAGGAACCTCGTTGGGAGCTTCCTGGGTTGATGGAAAATTCGGCAAGGCTTTGCACTTTAACGGTAAGGATGATTATGTTGACTGCAGGAATACAGCAAGTTTTGCCCCAGAGAGTAATATTACTGTTTCTTTATGGGGAAAAAGAGACAGCAGAATTAGTTGGGCAGATGCATTTATTACAAAAGCGCATGGCGGATGGACTGCTTCTTACGCTATTAGAGAAAGCCGTTTTATAATAAATTTCGTAACGCAGGGTGAAAAAACAGTATATTTTGGTGATCAACCTTTTGGAGTATGGACCCATTATGCTTTTACTTATGACGGGTCAAAGATGAGAGGGTATATTAATGGTGTTGAAGTCGCTAAATCCCCTGTATCAGTAACTGATACCATTAAATATTCTTCTGCTCCCCTTATAATCGGAGCGCATGGGTCTACTGGAGCTGGTTCTTTGAACGGCGCAATCGACGAAGTCAGGATTTACAATAAGGCATTAAGCGCTGAGCAAATTAAAGAACTTTATCAAAAAAGTGACATATTATAA
- a CDS encoding sialidase family protein, with product MVNKISVTRELEQRVEGQTGWVHAQSYASLKDNSLVRGVERKDAAVMLRSEDNGKTWKDTQVVIPKEKLPNKRIREGDISAFYLDSDNGILVRFVHDRIVSDQSCYEEYVEDFANAGSEKGPKTSRLFYDISRDGGKTWEKRQQLIEKGDEYNSEHWAKDVLYGKSSLVLEGRRLHKLADGTIVAPCYLWPTDEQMKKIFQKENRPQEIWYFKGYVYTVCLLGRWRKDLSGIDWKSGGHMLLPGGYTSAGVCGSDEPTIAYLDDGRMFCVVRTSASPRHNFRETNIPVLPYCGVSKDKGITWQDIRPLTYSDDSSLYSPSAYSEFIKSSKNGKWYWIANILPEPTYGQCDPRDILQIAELDTKTLGIKKETMAIVENRAPGDPELVRFSNFRVYEERETKDFILLMTKSYSELEKDYFKLPRPSYCYRIHF from the coding sequence ATGGTTAACAAAATTAGTGTAACTCGGGAGCTTGAACAAAGGGTAGAAGGTCAAACTGGATGGGTTCACGCGCAGTCTTATGCTTCACTAAAGGACAATAGTTTAGTTCGAGGTGTGGAAAGAAAGGATGCAGCAGTAATGCTCAGATCTGAAGATAACGGAAAAACATGGAAAGATACTCAGGTAGTTATCCCAAAGGAAAAGCTCCCTAATAAAAGAATCAGGGAAGGCGACATTAGTGCGTTTTATTTAGATTCAGATAATGGAATATTAGTACGATTTGTCCATGACCGTATTGTGAGTGACCAATCCTGTTATGAAGAATATGTTGAGGACTTTGCTAATGCCGGGAGCGAGAAAGGCCCTAAGACGAGTCGTCTTTTTTATGATATTTCTCGCGATGGCGGCAAAACTTGGGAAAAGAGGCAGCAATTAATTGAGAAAGGCGATGAATACAATTCTGAACATTGGGCAAAAGATGTTCTGTATGGAAAAAGTTCTCTTGTTCTGGAAGGAAGGCGTCTTCATAAACTGGCTGATGGGACTATTGTTGCGCCATGTTATCTCTGGCCAACAGACGAACAGATGAAGAAAATATTTCAGAAAGAAAACAGACCCCAGGAAATTTGGTATTTTAAAGGTTATGTATATACAGTATGTTTATTGGGTAGATGGCGTAAGGATCTAAGTGGTATTGACTGGAAAAGTGGTGGTCATATGCTGCTTCCCGGAGGTTATACTTCTGCCGGAGTATGTGGGTCTGATGAGCCAACAATAGCATATCTGGATGATGGAAGAATGTTTTGTGTTGTTCGGACATCTGCTTCACCTCGACATAATTTCAGAGAAACGAATATACCAGTACTACCTTATTGTGGAGTTTCAAAAGATAAGGGGATAACATGGCAGGATATTCGTCCATTGACCTATAGCGATGATTCATCTCTGTATTCTCCGTCAGCATATTCTGAATTCATCAAGTCATCGAAGAATGGCAAATGGTACTGGATAGCGAATATTCTTCCTGAACCGACGTATGGCCAATGTGACCCACGAGATATACTTCAAATTGCTGAACTCGATACAAAAACACTCGGTATTAAAAAAGAGACAATGGCAATTGTTGAAAACAGAGCGCCGGGTGACCCTGAACTTGTAAGATTTTCAAATTTCAGGGTTTATGAAGAACGGGAAACAAAAGATTTTATATTATTAATGACAAAGTCATACAGTGAACTAGAAAAAGATTATTTTAAATTACCCAGACCAAGTTACTGTTATAGGATACATTTTTAG